In the Prionailurus viverrinus isolate Anna chromosome A3, UM_Priviv_1.0, whole genome shotgun sequence genome, tataatgggTGTAACTCAGAGTTTAGAAGTTCAAGAGTTGTGTTCTTGTGGAGGCAGGCAGAGGTTTAGTTATTGTTGTCACAATATAATTGTAGTTTGTTCATTCGTATTGTGTTTTGTGTAAATATACCACATtatattcatccattttgttgaCCAGTGGGCATTAGGGTAGTTTTCAGTTCTAATATGAATAGGGTTGCTATGTCTTTCAGTGAACACATGTACATGTTTCTGTTGGATGTGTAATACCTAGGAGAGGACTGGTTGGGCACAGGGTATGCGGATATTCTATATAGTAGGTGATGCCAGATAATAATCTGAAGTGGTTGACCAATTTATACTCCTATTGGTTGTTCCATgtatctttgccagcatttggtattggcattcttttaaacattttagctattctgataggtgtgtagtgTTAACCTCAGTTTTCAAGTAGCAAAATATATAGCTAACGCCAAGAGCTCCTCTTGTTAGTCCTGGTCCCCCCTGGTTGATGATGGCAAAATGGGCAGGGTGTGTTGGAACAAATTCCTGGGCTATCTCTGGCCTGCCCAATGGGACTCCTGGtcccctgggtgttgtatggatcAATGGGTGAGCGGGCTGGGGTCTGGGCCTAAAGCTTTCCTGGGGAAACTGACTGGGCTGGATTGTATCTAAAACCCCCAAAGCTTAGCAGGCTACTTGTGTATTTGTGGTCCATTCTTGCCCCACCCCCTAATTTTGGATCTCTAGGGAACAGACATGGTCTCCTGGTGCCCAACAACACCACTGACCAGGAGCTACAGCACATTCGCAACTGCCTCCCAGACTCAGTGCAGATCCGGCGGGTGGAGGAGCGGCTCTCAGCCCTGGGCAATGTCACCACTTGCAACGACTACGTGGCCTTGGTCCACCCAGACCTGGACAGGGTAAGGTAGCCCAATTTCGCCCAAGAGTCACAGGACCCGCCTAGTCAGTGGTTAGTCATTGTTCTTGCCTGTCAGGCAGGACTTAGGGGTTTCTCTTTATACTTGGGCTCTCAGATTTCAGGCACTCATTGGAATAGTGATAATAGTGATACTAGAGGTGTGACCAGTGCCAGAAAGAAGCTGAGGAGGGTATTAATCCTCCAAAATCAGGGTGACTGCTCCGTCCCATCCTGCAACCAGGACCAGGAAAGATGATTGACAATTGAACTCTTGAGTGTGGGTTAGAGGGAAGAGGGTGATGTGGAGACCAGCCCCTGCCTCTTCAGGGCATGCACAGCTATTAGGGACTCCATAGCTGGTCTAGACTCTGCTCCAACCTGTATTTCCTGCTTTTTCTGCATGAAGCTTCCATATGCAGCTAGGTAGCAGAGGGATGAGGGGCTTAGGGAGCCAAGCCCTGGGTGGTTCTGGGAGGGCCCCTGGTTCCTTGACCTGGAAGTTCTGGGCCCTGAGTACAGTGCCTTTGGCtaacaggaaacagaagaaatcttGGCTGATGTGCTCAAGGTGGAAGTCTTCAGACAGACAGTGGCTGACCAGGTGCTAGTAGGAAGCTACTGTGTCTTCAGCAATCAGGGAGGACTGGTACATCCCAAGACTTCAATTGAAGACCAAGATGAGCTGTCTTCTCTTCTTCAGGTCCCCCTTGTGGTAAGCATTCCTTTCTCtgatctctgtctcctcctgAGGCAAATCCTTTGCCTAGCATTAAGGATCTGAGTTATTATCTGTCACAGTTTGCGATTGGGGATGCAGGTCAAGGAGCGGGGTTTGGGGATAGTCCTCGCCAGGGAGTGGCAGGACTGTGGCTTTTGGTGCCATGATCCACACTGAGCTCTCCCTTGGCAGGCAGGCACTGTGAACCGAGGCAGCGAGGTAATTGCCGCTGGGATGGTGGTGAATGACTGGTGTGCCTTCTGTGGCCTGGACACAACCAGCACAGAGCTGTCAGTGGTGGAGAGTGTCTTCAAGCTGAATGAAGCCCAGCCTAGCACCATTGCGACCAGCATGCGGGATTCCCTCATTGACAGGTATCTGGGTCTCTCTTCTGCCTTTGGAGGGTAGAGGAGGGAGATGCCACCTAGGATGGGTCCACACTGCATTCATACTGGTAGGTCCTTGTGTGTGAGGGCACACCTGTGCATTGCTGAGCAGTCACAAGGTACAGCCAGTGAGCATTGCCCGAGTATCTGCTCATCCCCATCTTTGAAGACTCAGCTCAGTGTCCCCTCTCTGGGCAAAGCTTCCCTCTGGTCTGTCTTATTTTCTCACTGACCACATTGTTTTGTAgtttgtgtgtgcttgtgtgtcgGTGTCcccagccagcagcccagagcctgagacCAAAAAGAGCTGtttgcagagggaaggaggggaagttGCTCTTAGAAACTAAGGAGACCCTAAAGGacttgttgggggtggggattgCATCAAAATCACAATCGTCTGGATTTTTGTGGGTTTAAGAAAAAAGTGGGATCTTGGGCCTAACCCTGGAGGTTCTGGGGTATGAGGCTCTGgaatctctttttcctttggaggAGCAGCAGGTGCTGATATTCACCTTTTCCCATTGAGGATTCTTCTCAAGGCATGCCACACCCAAGTATCCCAGCAATCTTTATGAGGATAGAAACCCCATATGCCCATAGTAGAGCAAGTACCCAGTGACAGACCCCCTACTTTACAACAGGCAAAATTACCCTTCATTCTCccttcttcattcatttgttcatctgaTGTTCACTGAGCCCTGTCGATAGGGCTCCATGTAGGATAGGCAGGCAACTTAGCCCTGTGTCCTGCCTCTAGGAGCTCACAGTGTAGCCGAGAAGTTGTAGAGGCCACACATAACTCTTCACTGCCTTCAAAGAAGAGATAAAAGGTGCCTTAGGTGGCTCAGGAAGCTCCAGTGAAACACTCTGGTATCCCGGAAGGTTTTGTGGGGGGCAAATCATTTAGTCTGGGCCCAGGGGAATGAGTAGACATTTGAATATGCAGAGATGGAGTAGGAAAGCACTTCAGACAGACCCAGAGGTGGGAAAGTATGGAGAGTGTGAAAGGGCAAGGTAATATTGTCAGAGTGTCAAAGACCCTCAATTCCCATGTCAAGAAGTTTTGACTGTAGGCCTGTAATTTTGACCTTTAGTCTATGTTGGGATGCTTGTTAATATAGATTCCTGGCATCACGCCCCAGTTACCAATTCACTCTGGAGTGAGACCCAAccatgtttgatttattttaataagtttcTCTGGGTAATTCTGATGGGGAATCAGAATTGAGAGAGTAGTTGAAAGGGTCTGAATAGGAAAGTGGTACAGTAGTTCTGTCATTTGTTCAGTAACTTTTTTTGAACGTGCCAGAAAATCGTGATTTGGTGAATAAGATATACCCACCCTGCCCTTGTGGAACATAGAATCTTACAAAGAAGGCAGTACATACACAATCATTTAATTAAaggacaaaacaacaacaacaacacctttTAGCctaagaacaggaagaaattttTGCAATCTGGTAATTGGTACCTACCAAGAAAACTATAGCAAATGTTGTATTTAATGGTAAAACTTCAGAAATTGCTCTTAAAGTCAGGCAGAATTGCCCACAGTGACCAGTACTGGTCAGTATTTTGGTGGTTCTTGCTTATGCAGTTAGGCAAGGAACAGAAATGGATACTGGAAAGGAAGAGCCAAAACTCATTATCCTTCTTTGGTTTTGAACCTGTTGAGTTTGAGGTGCCCATGAGAGCTGATAATGAAGGTGTCAGGTAGTTGATTAGAAGTAtgtactttaggggcgcctgggtggctcagttggttaagtgtccgacttcaactcaggtcacgatctcgcggtctgtgagttcgagccccacgtcgggctctgggctgatggctcagagcctggagcctgcttccgattctgtgtctccctctctgtctgtccctcccccattcatgctctgtctcaaaaataaatgttacaaaaaaaatttttttttaaaaagtatgcactttagttttataattgtacatgtattttatatctcctgtaatttttcttttgttaaatgtttatttttgagagagagtgagagacagaacatgagcaggggaggggcagagagagggggacacacagattccgaagcagtctccaggctctgagctgtcagcccagagccctatgcggggcacgaactcacaaaccatgagatcatgacctgagctgaagtcagacacttaactgactgagccaccgaggcgcccctgtaTACGTACTTATTACCTCCAGGAAGAATGTTCTGGCCTCATCCCTGCCACTGAGGGATTTGTGGTCTGGGCACATCCCTTCTCTTGTGAATCCCCTTACTCCCTTCTCTGATGTTTGCTGGACTTGAGGTCTGAGGCTCTGGTTTGTGATTGATAACAGTGAACAAATTGAGTTGAGTGGGGAAGGAGTTACTGTTAGTTTTTAAGCATTGAGAGTTCTGACTGGATTGTGACTCAAGGAAGCAGTGTAATCTGGAAAGGGCTCTGAATGTGGCTCTTCAGGGCTGAGCTGGAACaaaggggtgagggtggaggcaAGCATCTTAAGAATAAAGGGTGGGGTATGCTCTGAGAAGCACCTACTGACagtgttccttctctctctagccTCACCTGAGTTACCTTCCATTGCTGTTCTGCGGGTTCCTGCCTCTGGACTTtggctccctctgccccacccagcCAGGCAGCCAGTTGGCAGAGAACTGACTGGGAGTGAGTGGCTGAATGCCCAGCTCTTCACCTGTGCCCATCTCCTGAATCTACAGTTACTTCAAACATCTGCCATGTTGTGCTGTCTGTCAGGCCTTAACGGCTCCTGACTGACCACTCTCTTTCCTGTACCACCCCCATTAAAAGGCAGCCTGGCTATTCTTGAATGTGTTGTTTGGGGGCCTCCACCTGCAACCCTCCTTCCCTAGCATTGTTCTGGGGGAAAGTGggtaggacacacacacacacacactcccccccccccccccccccccagtctcacaatttcccaccctcctcccaggATCATCAGGATGGGGGTTGATGATTGTCCCAGGGCAAGAGGAGGAAGCACTCTCTACTGTAGTTCTAGCCTTTTCCATGCGACTTCAGCCTCCTACTTCTGGGGCTTAAGAGATGAGAATGTTCCAGCTCTCCTCTAGGCCCGAATGAGGACCTGTAAGGGGTCTGGAGCACCTGGCTTCAGGGCAGTCTTGTCTTCTTTGACCAAGGTGGATGGAGATTGCTGGCCTGGCTGCCAGGTGCCATGGAGATTCTCAGAAAACTGGCAGGCGCCCTCCCTTAGCTACAGTGCCTGTGGAGCCAGGAAGCGTCTGGATGAGTCCTTTGTGGCTTGCTGGGGCGGCTCCTTCAGTCTCCTGCTGTGTGCGGGGCGGGGCCCCGCGATGTTGGAGCAGCATTGGCCAGTTACTGGTGGGTGGGGTCGGTTCCGCAACCCCGCAGCAGCGGCTAGGGGGCGGGGTCTGCGTGCGGTGAGGTCACGACGCCGGCTCCTCCCAGCGCAAGTACGCAGGTCAGCGGAGTGCAGTCGCCAGCTCTGGGACCTTGGAGACCCGTGGCTCTCGCGGTGAGAGAGGAGGGTCGGGCCGGGGCGTGGCGGGACGACCGGGTCGCGTGCAGCTGACCCGCATCTAACGGCTTCTCTTTGCAGACGATGGGTGCTCGGCTGAGCGGCGGCCAGGGCGCCCCAGAGCCCGTgcaggcccagccccagccccaacccGGGGCGCCTGAGGCCCCTGAGCGGCCCCAGCCTGAACCCAGTCCCTGGGGGCCACTGGACGATGTGCGCTTCCTCATCACCTGCACCTCCTGGTACTGACTCGACACCCTCCGCAGTTACTGCCAGCTGCCAACTGTTGTTGTGCTGTTATGTTCCTCCCTTGTCGTCCTTTTCCAACCCTGGCGCCCAGGACAGGCTCGGAGAGTCGAGGAGATAGATCACGGAGGACTGGAAGGAGGTCTCGGCAGGGCCTCTTCGGCAGCCTCGCCATGGGGCACCGGCTCGCCTCTAGTTCCTTCCGAATTTGTTCGCTTCTTAGCCTGCACCCAAACCAGCTTAAACCTTCGTGCTCACCCCCACCCTACAGCTTCTCCAGCCGTCTGGGTTCTGGGGCAGCCCTTCCTGGCCCTGGCTTCCAGAACCAGGCCAGGACTCCTGGTAAGCCCCCAAGACTGCTGACCTCACCTCCTCTCGTCTGTT is a window encoding:
- the EIF6 gene encoding eukaryotic translation initiation factor 6; translation: MAVRASFENNCEIGCFAKLTNTYCLVAIGGSENFYSVFEGELADTIPVVHASIAGCRIIGRMCVGNRHGLLVPNNTTDQELQHIRNCLPDSVQIRRVEERLSALGNVTTCNDYVALVHPDLDRETEEILADVLKVEVFRQTVADQVLVGSYCVFSNQGGLVHPKTSIEDQDELSSLLQVPLVAGTVNRGSEVIAAGMVVNDWCAFCGLDTTSTELSVVESVFKLNEAQPSTIATSMRDSLIDSLT
- the MMP24OS gene encoding protein MMP24OS produces the protein MGARLSGGQGAPEPVQAQPQPQPGAPEAPERPQPEPSPWGPLDDVRFLITCTSWY